CTGGACGGGATTATGGAAACTGAACCAGATTACCGCGTACGTTTAAGCGCCTTGCGCGCCACCGTTAACCTGGAATACGCCGCCGCCAAACCAATTTTGTGGCGCGGCCTCGCCGATAAAAACATAAACGTAGCCCTTACGGCCGCCGATGTAATTGCCACGCAATCTACCCCGGACCAAGCTGACGCGTTATTATTAAAAGCCGAGCAAACTTTACGCTGGCGTGTACGAGCTACCTTATTGGGTGCCGCTCTGAAACAACACCCCGATAAACAAGAAGTTTTAACGAGCATTCAGGAAAGATATAATCAAAGCAACAATAACTACGAAAAAGCCGCTTTATTAACGGCCGCCGCCAAAGACTTTGCCGGGGCTGCGTTTGTAGAAAAAGAAACCTTCGCCACCGATATCCCCGTCATCCGGACGTATGGTATCGAAGCGCTCACCCAGATCCGCAGCGATAAAAACTTTCCGGCGAACCAGAAAAAGCATTTTGCCGATTTATTTAAACGAGCCATTGCTTCCGGCGACTTAGCCGTTATTGGTATTACCGCGGGTTTGCTTCGTCAGCCGGAATTAAATTTTAAAAACGAGTACACTGATATTAATTTTTTAAAAAATGCCTTAGCCAAACTTGTTTTACCCCGCGACAACGAAGCGTACCAGGAAGTAGTAAAAACCATTGCTTTTCTGGAAGGTAAACCCGAGCCGCCAACGCCCAAAAACCCGCTCTCCCACCCCATCGACTGGACCTTGGTGCAAAGCTTACCGGCTAAGCAAGAAGTAAGCATTCAAACCAACCGCGGCGAAATAATTTTGCAGTTGTTCGTGGAAGAAGCACCGGGCACGGTGGCTAATTTTGTGCAATTAGCCCAAAGCGACTTTTTCAACGGCAAAAACTTTCACCGGGTGGTGCCTAACTTCGTTATTCAGGGCGGCGACCCGCGCGGCGATGGTTGGGGCGGCACCGATTACTCCATCCGCTCGGAACTCCACGACCTGCATTACCGCGAAGGATACCTCGGCATGGCCTCGGCGGGCAAAGACACCGAAAGCTGCCAATGGTTTATCACCCACTCCCCCACCCCGCACCTCGATGGCCGCTACTCCATCTTCGCCCGCGTGATTAAAGGCCTGGAAGTTTTACCTCTGCTGGAAATTGGTGATAAAATTCAGGAAGTACGGTTGCGGTAATTTTTTAAATTACCCTTAGGATAAGTTTTTTAAATTTTCAACCAATTAAATCTGCGGATTAAGGAATAGGTTACTGAGTTAAATTAGTATTATTTCGTATATTAGCAAATAACTATAAATACAGGAGTAGCTTCACTTATGTTTTCAAGCTAATTACCTTTAAAATATAGTGCAGATAACCGGAGTAGCTCCATTTATCTTCTAGTTGAGCTTAATTAAAATTATGAGATTAGATATTTCCCAAAAAGGAAATAAGTACACTTTTTACAAGCTTGGAATTGAAAAGCCAATATTCAAAGGGCGTCACAGGCAGTTTTTCTTTAAAGGTGACTACTCAGAGATATTTAATTCCACTGACGAGTTGGTGGCGTTAGTAAAAATTGGAAACAACATCTGGTTTCCTGGTATTAATAGATGGTCGAAAGCAACTTTTATCATTAATTTTCCTGAGTCGGCAACATCACTAGAGATAACGATTCAAAATTATTCTAAAGGTTACTGGACATTTGAATATAAGAATCATCAGTATGCATTTTATCATCATAAGTGGCATCAAAAATCGCTCTTCAAAGACGAGAGACAGGTAGCTCGCTTTGACAAAAGGACGGTGAACCTGTTCAAGTATGACCGTGCGTTTGTGATAGCAAACAATGATGAAGATGAATTGCTTCTTCTGGGTATCTTCTTAGCTTATGACATGTTAGAATCTTATGATAGTGATGGACCTAATTATTACGGGCGGGTACAGGAAGGAGTAAAGAAAATAGATCCTGATTGGCAACCGTGGAAATAGAATAACTAAGCTCAACAACACCTAAAAACCATTTCACGCTTTTTAGCCAAGAACGTTGGGCGCAATTAAATTTTAGAAAGTTGTTAAGTAATAGTTGGACAGACCTTATCAAGTGGACAAATGATAACAGTGGGTTTCTTTCTCTGATTTTGTTTTTAGTAACAATACTTTTCGGTTGGATAAGTGGCTTATTTAACTCTCTTATAAAGAAACCAAAATTAAAAGTTAGATTTATTGAAAAGTCTTCCTTCTTTTCATTTTT
The sequence above is a segment of the Adhaeribacter swui genome. Coding sequences within it:
- a CDS encoding peptidylprolyl isomerase, with translation MRYFYLLLIYLSITGCRVTGRQNATELGNKFKDVTLQTIYTAQDERQTNQLLPFLKNPTARYRQEAAMAFASVQDSLAIPPLVALLSDPETAVRQSAAYALGQIGKPTTEETLLIAIEKEQNAAVRAELLEALGKCATQKGLDALVKFDFTVSEVQAGQAWGIYRAHSRPLNFDQAILKAVSFLTAPNPETRLAAAHFLARTPKLDLSPHAATLVNTAQIDPSVDVRMAASQALTKVKAANLAEELDGIMETEPDYRVRLSALRATVNLEYAAAKPILWRGLADKNINVALTAADVIATQSTPDQADALLLKAEQTLRWRVRATLLGAALKQHPDKQEVLTSIQERYNQSNNNYEKAALLTAAAKDFAGAAFVEKETFATDIPVIRTYGIEALTQIRSDKNFPANQKKHFADLFKRAIASGDLAVIGITAGLLRQPELNFKNEYTDINFLKNALAKLVLPRDNEAYQEVVKTIAFLEGKPEPPTPKNPLSHPIDWTLVQSLPAKQEVSIQTNRGEIILQLFVEEAPGTVANFVQLAQSDFFNGKNFHRVVPNFVIQGGDPRGDGWGGTDYSIRSELHDLHYREGYLGMASAGKDTESCQWFITHSPTPHLDGRYSIFARVIKGLEVLPLLEIGDKIQEVRLR